ATAAATTATAGGACTCATCTAAACGCTTACATATACATTTAACATGTGATCAATTTATATTCGATTTTCTATTAGTATGTTGGCCAACGAGAAAGATGTACCTCTGAGACTGTCTATTATGGAGAAGCCATTGTAGCCAAATCACATTTGTCCCTTTTCTTTATTCCAAGCATCCAAACAAACCAGCAAAGGCTGCTGTGGCAGAGACAACAGCAAAAGCACTAGTCTCTGTTGATCACCTTCTTTAATCTGCATGTACTTAGATTTCACATTAAGTCCATTTGCAACTTTAATTGCATCTACTGGGAAGGTTGAACTCacctgtttttgtttttctttttgattgggACACGAAGGAGGAGGGTTAGGGTCCCAAATTGCTCAGGCATGGGACTTGATATGAGCTTTGTATAGTTAGGACTCTCCACAAAAGAAAGTTGTTATCATGGGAGCCAATGAAATAATAATCTCACGAATGCACTACCATCTCCCACTATAGGGAGAATAATTTGGTTTCGATGCAGCTGTTGGATCATTGCTTTACTCCTATATCTGCTATTGTTTTCAGCTGAGATggtatttgtatttgaagcaaGTTACAGCATTTTATGCCACTTCAATTTTGCAGCTGACAGTTTTTCTCATCTGTttcctttattttgttttaggtAATTTGGACCTTTTTCTGAACTTCCCAGGATATCATAGGTGGAGGTTCACTGATGTGCTGagaaatattctcaaaataatCGCTAGTCTTGCATGGGCCATTGTTCTTCCAGTTTTTTATCTGCACTCATCTAAAATGGCTCCTAAAAACATTAAAGATATGTTGTCATTTCTTGGTGAAGTGAAAGGCATTTCCCCTCTATATATCATGGCTGTAGCCATCTATTTGATCCCAAATTTACTGACAGCTGCTTTGTTCGTCTTCCCGATGTTCCGTCGTTGGATTGAAAACTCAGATTGGCATATCATTAGGTTCCTCTTGTGGTGGTCACAGGTAATTATGTTGCTCTGCGCTTCTTATATCCTATGTTTTATTGCATGTCTTTTATTATCATTCCTTAGGCTTGCCCAAGTTCTTAACTGGTAGGGCATTTGTTAAGCAAGCCAGTTGCAAGAGACTATAAGATGAAAGTAGCTGGGAAATCAACTTTagcaaatattttatgaaattgggaaaaaaaatattctgcCTTGTTCACAACTGCAGACAGTGTTTCAAAAGTTTTGTGCGCGTGGGAGAGTGGAATCCATGCGCTTATGTTGTGAAGCAATTAACTTGCTCCCTATCAAGTAGATGTTTAACTAATAACACATTCAAAAAGTCCTTAGCACATGAACATAGTACCTTTATGTTTTCGAGTATGTTGCGGGTCAACAAAGATAACTAATAGATGAGATGGGTTAAAATCTGTTGAGTGTACTCTTATAGCTAAATTTGTACTTTGAAGGGCAACGTATTGAGAATCAAATAATGTTGcattcttttcaattttattttatttttccttattttttcgGTGCCTCTGTTTTTCACAGAATTTTGTCAATAGGGAGTATGATAATTCCGATAgatacagaaaagaaaaagaaaagatacaaACTATGGGATTCGGAATTCAGTTCTAGGTCATGTTTTGTACCGACACCATTGGATTAGAAATAACTTTTGCCTGGCTGAGGCTTCAAACATAATAGTTTGAACTTAAAATTCACTTAAAAATTCCCTTATTTGTTTTCAGCATCCCCAGGCCATAATAAATACTGTTATATCACTTTCTCACTTTTATGCAGCCAAGAATATACGTTGGGAGGGGAATGCATGAAAGTCAATTTGCCCTGATAAAGTGCGTATGACGTGGAAACACACTAATCTTTATCCAATGATTTACAGTTCGGTATTTCAGTTTTTTGTTGGGTAGAAGTTTGCTTCATTTGTGTAGATAATTTTCTGATTTCAGGTATACTATTTTTTGGTTGGTACTTCTGAGTTCCAAGTTTGCATTCAGCTATTTTGTCCAGGTATTGGTCAGTTGGTGATTCTGAATCTTTCTATGTAAAAGAGATATGGGAGGTGGTTGGATTTTCAGTTAAGCATTTTGTCTCTTTTTGTCTAGATAAAACCATTGGTGAGGCCAACACATGACATAATGAATATTCATCGTATTGACTATGACTGGCATGAATTTTTCCCTGAAGGTATCTATATGctgtttcttcattcttttcatGTTTTCCAACTTAGTGGCCAGTTTATGCTCAGGTTCTGTTGTCAATGCAGCAAAAAAGAACTATGGAGCACTTGTGGCACTCTGGGTACCAGTGATATTGGTATGTGTTACTATATCTTTTCGAATTTCATTCTGACATTTTGTTACTTTGTTCAGTTTGTCAGGGATGACACTTCCTACAGTGTCCTTTGGCAATGCATCTCATATCACATTGTAAGTTCAATGCAGGTCTATTTCATGGACACTCAAATTTGGTATGCCATTTGCTCAACCATATATGGTGGTGTTCTGGGGGCATTTGATCGTCTAGGAGAGGTGACCCATTAGAATGATCTttttttctgtgtttttttCTGTCCTAAATTATTCAtgacattttttattgtattacaTAATGGATCATCATGCATCCTTTAAATTGAATTATCTGCCCATTTTGTTTTGCGTTCAtacttctctatttttttttttgtaagcacAAAAGATTGGCCAAAGCTAGATTAATTggtcccttttttattttccaacaATACCTGGGTAGCATTACTCAATATCGGTGCTCTTGATAGTTGGATCAAGGATTACAGAATCGAAATGTGGACTTTTGGGTTGTTCATTTTGAGTTTTACTGAAGTCATTGTGATTTACCTCCCACATTAAACTGTCAAGGAGGCATAAGAGAATTTCTAGAAGTGGGAGATGTATCATATCAAGACTACGCGACATTCTATATTTATCTCTACATCTTGGTAAACTATATTCTGCTTGATGGCTACATTGTCAGTGAATCATTAGGGTGGTATTCCAGGCTTCgttaaactctctctctctctctctctctctctctctctctctctctctcttcaatttTAACAGGCACAATCTTTCcagaattaataaatattaacatacggccatcattttcttttaatttaagcGAATAGCTTAGTCTTCCAGTCGTATCATTGGGCAATTGATGCATCTCACTTATGTTACTGAGGAAACCCTTggattgatttaattttatgtgatcaatgagataaaatatgatAGTGGCATTGCAACAACTCCATGGCTTGTAGACTTATGCGCAACTATTTTGACTTGAGCTTTGAGGCCGGCCagtttatgttattttctttttttctttttacagatACGAACACTTGGCATGCTAAGGTCAAGGTTCCAGTCCTTACCTGGCGCATTCAACACATATTTGGTGCCTTCTGATAGGTCACAGAAACGGGGATTCTCTTTATCTAAGCGTTTTGCTGAGGTTGCACTTGTGCATTCAAAACTTTTGTATATTATTAATTACCCTAAGTTGAGTAGAGACATATGTGTGTACTCTTCATGtttaattaaaatcttattCTTTTATAGATCACGACAAGCAGGAGAAGTGAAGCTGCCAAATTTGCTCAGTTGTGGAATGAAGTAATATGTAGTTTCCGTGAGGAAGATCTACTAAGCGACAGGAAATGCCCTTGAACCAGTTTACTGTTTTTCAGCCATACTATCTTTTTATTCATAATGCAGTTTAACTGAGTGGCTCCTTTTAAATGCAGGGAAATGGATCTTTTGATAGTTCCTTATTCATCAGATCCAAGCCTGAAAATAATTCAGTGGCCACCTTTTTTGCTTGCCAGCAAGGTTAGTGTAATCCTTCTTCAAAATATACTGTATCTGTCACTGCTTTTTATTTTGACTGTTTGTCTACATTGAAGATCCCAATAGCATTGGATATGGCTGCTCAATTTCGATCCAAGGACTCTGATCTTTGGAGGCGCATATGTGCGGATGAATATATGAAATGTGCTGTGATTGAATGCTATGAATCTTTCAAGCATGTTCTGAATGCCTTGGTGGTTGGCGAAACAGAAAAAAGGTTGTTATTGGCACCTCTTGGTTACTAATTTGTAAAGTATATATTCAACCAATCCTAGATTCTAtaccaaaataaacaaatttaatGTATGTGATTCCTATAAAGTGTATATCCTAGTTATATTTCAAGATTTCCAATTTTCTTCCACCTGGCTGACACTAATGCATAATAATTAACAGGATAATGGGCATCATCTTCAAAGAAGTTGAAAGTAACATTTCAAAGAATGCACTTCTTGTAAATTTCAGAATGGGCCCTTTGCCTACTCTTTGCAAGACATTTGTGGAGCTGGTGGGGATCTTGGTGAGTTTTTGGAGAAAAACTACTTGTCATAGCCagagtttgtggttgtgtatgcATGACCATCATATAATAGAAACTCCTGTCTTCCTTTCCTTTTGCAGAAAGACGGTGATCCATCCAAGAAAGATACAGTGGTGTTGCTGCTGCAAGATATGCTAGAAGTAGTTACTCGTGATATGATGGTGAATGAGATCCGGTTCGTTAACTTTGTTGCAATCAGTCTGTTCGGAAATTATGTTAGAAGTTTAATGGTATAATCTGgatatattcatatattatgGTGCTTGCTTTCTCTCATATAGTATATGTCATTCAGTGAACTGGTAGAAGTTGGTCATAGCACCAAGGATTCTGGAAGGCAACTTTTTGCTGGCACCGATGCCAAACCTGCTATAGCGTTCCCTCCTATAGTCACTGCACAATGGGAAGAACAGGTAAATTATTAAAAGTTACTGATAGCAATGGAAGTATAAATTctacatttgatttttttgtaaacATTACACAATTTTGTTGCATGCTACTGTTTGTAGATAAGACGCCTCTATATACTATTGACGGTGAAGGAATCAGCCCTTGATGTACCAACAAATCTTGAAGCACGCAGACGGATTGCGTTTTTCACAAATTCATTGTTCATGGATATGCCACGTGCTCCACGAGTTCGTAAAATGCTCTCATTCAGGTCtgatatatatttcaattgatGGCTTCAAATATTTGTCCACTCTGTCTTGGTTGGTTCTTTCTGAAAAAATCAGCCATTTGAAGTATTGCTTCTAGACATGTGCTCATAGAAAAATAACAACGTTTATGGGCCAGAAGTATACTTGCTGAAAGTTATCAAATAGTGGGCTAATTATCAAGggacataattatacttgccaAAAATTATTAGTACTCCTATGAATTTTACTTGTGTGTCTATATCAAATATTGGTACCCACCTGTGTTAGTTTCTGTAAATTTTGCTTGCCATATTAGATGCAATTACAGATGCCTAGCGAATGTGTCATAGCTTATTCTTCATGATACTACAATTACTTTTGAGTTTCCGATAAATTGTTTCAGGAATTGCAGATGAAGCCATTAAgcttttgattattattattagcctTGTCACATGGTTgctaaatcatttttcttgcattgAAAGTGTCTTGACTCCATACTATAGCGAGGAAACTGTCTATTCTAAAGCTGACCTTGAGATGGAAAATGAAGATGGTGTATCAATCATATATTACCTGCAAAAGATTTTCCCAGGTTTGTGATATGTGAATATGCACTCTTAACACTGTTTAACGGTGTACCTTAACTATGTTTAAAGTGAATTCGTTTTGCTTGGTGTTACTAATTTAGAAATCATATTGTGACTTGATTAGATGAGTGGAATAACTTCATGGAGCGACTGAATTGCAAAAACAATAGTGAGATATGGGAAAATGAAGAGAACATATTGCATCTTCGTCACTGGGTCTCTTTAAGGGGACAAACTCTGTGCAGAACAGGTATTTATGCTTTATTCTCTCAATTAATTACATCTACTGGTTTTGGTCTTCAGTCTAAGTATATTTTAGCATTGCAGTTAGGGGGATGATGTACTACCGACGGGCTTTGAAGCTTCAGGCTTTTCTTGACATGGCTACTGAAACTGGTTAGTGTAtagtagctttttcttttttaacatctGGCTAAGAGTGATAATCATGTGTGAAGCATGGGCTTCCTGATGCCTTTGTACCTGTGGCCTCTACTTTTTGTTGATGTGTGTTtacaacttattttttttctcctcagATGCAGCCTATTGTCTACTTTAGTATGTTGTCTTTTGGAGGTGATTATGTTGGCATctaactctttttttcttttcttcacaaTCAGAGATACTTGAAGGCTACAAGGCTGTCACAATTCCATCAGAGGAAGATAAGAAAAGTCAGAGATCGCTATATGCGCAATTAGAGGCTGTGGCTGACATGAAATTCACCTATGTTGCTACATGTCAGAATTATGGGAATCAGAAGCGCAGTGCAGATCGCCGTGCAACAGATATTCTTAATTTGATGGTTAAGTATGTTCTCCATCTGATGAAGCTGATAGTGTCATGCaatttgatttctttgaggattttgATGCTGCATTCATTGTGCTCAAGTAAATGATTCTTGATCCTTCTTTGTACAGTAATCCCTCTCTTCGTGTGGCATATATAGACGAAGTTGAGGAGAGAGAAGGCGGAAAGGTACAGAAGGTTTACTACTCTGTATTGGTCAAAGGTGTTGATAACCTAGATCAGGTGACTACTCTTTCAAACACTGAACGTGACTGTTGTTTTGATTTACAATCACAAAACTGACCATTGTTGTATCTTCTTTAAAGGAAATCTATCGGATAAAATTGCCAGGATCGGCAAAGGTAGGGGAAGGGAAGCCTGAAAATCAGAACCATGCTATAATTTTTACTAGAGGGGAAGCTGTCCAGACCATCGACATGAACCAGGTTAGTCAATAGAATTTTGAAGTCATCATGGTTCCACTATCTATTATTTGGGCCAACCGTGATAATTTACTTTGTCAATTTCTCATAGGATAATTACTTGGAAGAAGCTTTTAAGATGCGTAACCTTTTGGAAGAGTTTAATGAGGACCATGGAGTGCGTCCACCTACGATTTTGGGAGTTCGTGAGCATATCTTTACCGGAAGGTTGGATGAAGTCCATTTATCGAGAgatcttttttaatcttaatatTTTGATCCAATACAACATTATTTCTAAACATTCTAGCATCTGCACTACAGTGTATCTTCATTGGCTTGGTTTATGTCAAACCAAGAAATGTCATTTGTTACCATAGGCCAAAGAGTTCTTGCAAGACCTTTGAAGTACGTTCTCTCTCTTGTcttgtcttttctattttttattaattaaggtTCCCAAGGCAAttactttttaagtttttgcCTCATCTTGAACAGCAAGCCAGAATTGATTTGACATTTTCCATAGTGAGAACAGAGTTGGGATGAATGAATGGTTATTGTAATTGTACATTATACCCATAGATTACTTGAAAAGCTTGTCATGGATgctcaaaatataatttttttgagcttCATTTGGTAATGAATTTtataacctctctctctctctctctctctctctctctctcactcacacacacacacacacacacacaccctctTTTAATGTTTGGAATTCACATTTTCCCCCAAGACCCAGCTACTATCAATATTTGGACAGTTTTTAGTATACTAGGTATATTGGAATGGGAAACTAACTTCTTGTCGTTGCCATTGTCATGAAAATCatctaaataaatattttgcaacaaaattttatattcggCTTTACTGTATTGGTTGTTCGTAGGGTTCGGTTCCACTATGGTCATCCAGATGTATTTGATAGAATATTCCACATTACTCGTGGTGGCATCAGCAAGGCTTCTCGTGGCATCAACCTGAGCGAAGACATATTTGCAGGTAGCGTCCTCAAAACTTCCATTTTCTCAGAGATAATACTTCTTAATGTGTGCTTGACCTATGCAGGTTTCAATTCAACTTTAAGACGAGGGAATGTTACTCATCATGAATATATCCAAGTTGGAAAGGGTAGAGATGTCGGGCTCAACCAAATCTCACTCTTTGAAGCGAAAGTGGCCTGTGGTAATGGAGAGCAGACACTGAGTAGGGATATCTATCGATTAGGGCATCGTTTCGACTTTTTTCGCATGCTGTCGTTTTATTTCACGACAGTAGGATTCTACGTCAGTGCTATGGTAATAACCACAGAAAGTAAATTTAAATTGGTTATAGATCACCACATTTCTCCTGTTTTTGTGAACCACCCCTCCCCTGCCCTCCCAATGaagagaaaaaagtaaagaaattaGGTTGTGTACCATTTACATCAATTTAATATGTAAAGGACAAGCATGAATATGAAGGAGGACACATCGCTAAGTGCttaaattttcatttagaaagtTAACCAATTTTTCATCTGCTAAAATGGACACTTCCTTCTTTTTATGCAGATGGTTGTCATTACAGTCTATTTTTACTTATATGGCAAACTTTACCTGTCATTGAGTGGATTGGAGAAGGAAATAGTTAGGTTTGCCAGGAAAAAGGGAAATGATCCTTTAAAGGCAGCAATGGCTTCGCAATCTCTTGTTCAAATAGGTCTTTTGATGACCTTGCCCATGGTCATGGAGATTGGACTGGAGAGAGGGTTTGGAACTGCATTAGGTGACATAATAATCATGCAGATGCAGCTAGCTGCAGTTTTCTTCACGTTCTCACTTGGAACAAAGGTCCATTACTTTGGGCGCACCATCCTGCATGGTGGGGCAAAGTACAGAGCAACTGGGCGTGGTTTTGTGGTTCGGCATGAGAAGTTTGCAGAGAACTATAGGCTGTATTCAAGGAGCCACTTTGTGAAAGCGTTGGAGCTTATGATATTGCTTATAGTTTATAGGATATATGGTTCAGCTGCTCCTGATCCTACATCTTATACCCTCCTCACATTTTCCATGTGGTTTTTAGTGACTTCTTGGTTGTTTGCTCCTTTCCTCTTCAACCCTTCAGGCTTTGAATGGCAGAAGATAGTGGAAGATTGGGATGATTGGACAAAGTGGATAACTAGCCGAGGCGGAATTGGTGTGCCAGCAAATAAGAGCTGGGAATCCTGGTGGGATGAGGAACAGGAGCATCTGCAGTATACTGGATTTTTTGGTCGGTTCTGGGATATTGTTCTTGCTCTGCGCTTATTTGTCTTTCAATATGGAATTGTATATCACCTACATGCAGTAGGAGAAGACACAAGCATTAAAGTAAGTTCAGCAGCTGGCTATCGACATTTAATTCATATTTCCATGAATTTTGTTCCCTGAAAAAGATGCAAGATTGTTACACTAAAAACTTCAATCCTTCTGTAAACTAAGCTCTTGCCCTtcgtttaaaattttgaaagtttCCTTGCAACAATGTCTGTAAAGTTccagtaaaataataaaattaggacCCAAGTGCTGTTATGATAGATGCACTCCGGTGCATGCAGAGGAAGCACCTGGTTGCAGCTCATGGCTGAGTTACAAGACTCGGACTGTTTGGATAGATAGAATAAATAACTACTGCCATCTGCTTTTCCCCACCATAGATGAGTTCAAacgaaaaatttattttggaatgGGTTAGAAGATCTTGTGaagttgaggatttgaaaattcataaaaaatactttcccaacaaagaaattttcttcctaaaattatttatttatttttatgttgttgCAGGTTTATGGTCTATCCTGGCTGGTCATTGTAGCAGTCGTGGTCATCTTAAAGGTTAGTCTCAACCTCCGAGAACTTCATCTGAATTGTCTTTGGTCATGGCTTGGACTTATATTTCATTGGATGGTAAATATTGGACTGCAGATCGTGTCGATGGGAAGCAAGCTGTTCAGTGCAGATTTCCAGCTGATGTTCCGTCTGATGAAGTTAGTCCTTTTTATCGGATGCGTATTCACCGTTTTTGTGCTATTTACGGTGGTAAATCTCACAGTCGGAGACATCTTTGCGAGCCTGCTGGCATTCTTGCCAACAGGATGGGCACTTCTGCAGGTACGACtcatttattgtttttctttttcttttattttcctatAAACCATTCTCCGCAGTCCGCATAGTTTCTCTATATTCTTGCATCTCTGGCTTGAGACCACGTCGGAACGAATTTTGCATTTTCTAGTTTCATTGAGTTGAAAGCATTTTAGAGAAACAAGGAGTTTGTTTTCAACTAGTCATTGAAGTGTTGGCTTTGTACGACAGATAGCACAGGCATGCAGGCCGTTCGTAAAGGGCATTGGAATGTGGGGATCAGTGAAAGCTCTAGCAAGAGGTTATGAATACATTATGGGGATAATAATCTTTGCGCCCGTGGCCATGCTGGCCTGGTTCCCATTCGTCTCAGAGTTCCAGACCAGGCTGTTATTCAACCAAGCTTTCAGCAGAGGCCTTCAGATTCAACGAATTCTGGCTGGTGGCAAGAAGAACAAGTAAAACCACCCATGCAGCATCAACATGATCTTCCCAAAAGAGATGAGAAAAAGGAGATGAGGGCTTTTTTTCGGAAGTTTTAGTCGTTGAAGAGAATAATCAGGAAATGAAAACGCAGCATGCTTTATCTAGTGTGATATCTCCATCTCCTGCTCGGGACGCCTCTTTACATGTTGCGGGAAGTAACTGTGTTTTTGGTCCTTGTGAGGTCCTCACACTCGACAATAAAGGCTTCAATCCAAAGTTTACAAACCCTTTGTTACTTGGTACGTGAATTGTGAGCAATATGCAATTAAAATGTATATCCAGTTGGCatcattatttcttttgttttccaaCCTTTTTGCAAATGAAAGCATGAACATTTCAAACCCTAGGGGTTCAgcccaagtggtaaaggccGGGTTTGGAGGCATGCTCTCCTAGGTCTAAATTCAAATTACCTTGGgtacaaacaatctctagggatTATCGGATTAAGaaatttttctcttaaattatCTGAGGAGCACTTGCAGGAAATTTCTTGTCGAGAGTTTATGCACCATCGGGATTAGTCAGGGCGCTATTCCCATTTCTCTTTCATGAAAGCGTAAACAAGGATACTCCAATATTTAACACAAATTTGAATAGTATTTGCAGTATGGAGTAACTAATGAAACATCATTTGAGAACATAGAATAGACTCGGGAGAGAACAAAAAATCTTAAAGAACTGAAAACATTCACATAGCTAGTCATTTGATTTAAAAATGGTAGCAATGCTTTAAAACTAATCAAAGACAGAACTTCAGGAAGGGTAATTAGAAGaggaagagatttttttttttttttttttaaaaaaaaaaagaagggaagTGGAAATCACGATCAAATTCATTGATCTTCATCAATAAAGCATATGGCCACGTACACAAATTTCCTTAAGTCA
This is a stretch of genomic DNA from Carya illinoinensis cultivar Pawnee chromosome 3, C.illinoinensisPawnee_v1, whole genome shotgun sequence. It encodes these proteins:
- the LOC122303397 gene encoding callose synthase 5, producing the protein MSTSESVQQALARKPSRSAAMTTFSMEVFDNEVVPSSLASIAPILRVANEIESERPRVSYLCRFYAFEKAHRLDPSSSGRGVRQFKTGLLQRLERDNASSLASRVKKTDAREIESFYQQYYKHYVSALDQGEQADRAQLGKAYQTAGVLFEVLCAVNKTEKVEEVAPEIIAAARDVQEKTEIYAPYNILPLDSAGASQSIMQLEEVKAAVAALWNTRGLSWPSAFEQHRQKAGDLDLLDWLRAMFGFQKDNVRNQRENLILLLANAHIRLHPKPEPLNKLDERAVDAVMSKLFKNYKTWCKFLGRKHSLRLPQGQQEIQQRKLLYMGLYLLIWGEAANIRFMPECLCYIFHNMAYELHGLLAGNVSIVTGENIKPSYGGDDEAFLRKVITPLYRVIEKEAKKSRNGRASHTAWCNYDDLNEYFWSSHCFSLGWPMRDDGDFFKSTRDIVQGMKCSREKAGTTGKSYFVETRTFWHIFRSFDRLWTFYILALQGMIIIAWKKIKLVDIFQAKVLFDLSTIFITAAILRFLQCNLDLFLNFPGYHRWRFTDVLRNILKIIASLAWAIVLPVFYLHSSKMAPKNIKDMLSFLGEVKGISPLYIMAVAIYLIPNLLTAALFVFPMFRRWIENSDWHIIRFLLWWSQPRIYVGRGMHESQFALIKYTIFWLVLLSSKFAFSYFVQIKPLVRPTHDIMNIHRIDYDWHEFFPEAKKNYGALVALWVPVILVYFMDTQIWYAICSTIYGGVLGAFDRLGEIRTLGMLRSRFQSLPGAFNTYLVPSDRSQKRGFSLSKRFAEITTSRRSEAAKFAQLWNEVICSFREEDLLSDREMDLLIVPYSSDPSLKIIQWPPFLLASKIPIALDMAAQFRSKDSDLWRRICADEYMKCAVIECYESFKHVLNALVVGETEKRIMGIIFKEVESNISKNALLVNFRMGPLPTLCKTFVELVGILKDGDPSKKDTVVLLLQDMLEVVTRDMMVNEIRELVEVGHSTKDSGRQLFAGTDAKPAIAFPPIVTAQWEEQIRRLYILLTVKESALDVPTNLEARRRIAFFTNSLFMDMPRAPRVRKMLSFSVLTPYYSEETVYSKADLEMENEDGVSIIYYLQKIFPDEWNNFMERLNCKNNSEIWENEENILHLRHWVSLRGQTLCRTVRGMMYYRRALKLQAFLDMATETEILEGYKAVTIPSEEDKKSQRSLYAQLEAVADMKFTYVATCQNYGNQKRSADRRATDILNLMVNNPSLRVAYIDEVEEREGGKVQKVYYSVLVKGVDNLDQEIYRIKLPGSAKVGEGKPENQNHAIIFTRGEAVQTIDMNQDNYLEEAFKMRNLLEEFNEDHGVRPPTILGVREHIFTGSVSSLAWFMSNQEMSFVTIGQRVLARPLKVRFHYGHPDVFDRIFHITRGGISKASRGINLSEDIFAGFNSTLRRGNVTHHEYIQVGKGRDVGLNQISLFEAKVACGNGEQTLSRDIYRLGHRFDFFRMLSFYFTTVGFYVSAMMVVITVYFYLYGKLYLSLSGLEKEIVRFARKKGNDPLKAAMASQSLVQIGLLMTLPMVMEIGLERGFGTALGDIIIMQMQLAAVFFTFSLGTKVHYFGRTILHGGAKYRATGRGFVVRHEKFAENYRLYSRSHFVKALELMILLIVYRIYGSAAPDPTSYTLLTFSMWFLVTSWLFAPFLFNPSGFEWQKIVEDWDDWTKWITSRGGIGVPANKSWESWWDEEQEHLQYTGFFGRFWDIVLALRLFVFQYGIVYHLHAVGEDTSIKVYGLSWLVIVAVVVILKIVSMGSKLFSADFQLMFRLMKLVLFIGCVFTVFVLFTVVNLTVGDIFASLLAFLPTGWALLQIAQACRPFVKGIGMWGSVKALARGYEYIMGIIIFAPVAMLAWFPFVSEFQTRLLFNQAFSRGLQIQRILAGGKKNK